The genomic stretch ACATTGGCTAAAATTGCGACATGTTCAAATGTTGATTGACTACTTAACAAATATTAACTGAAAGGCTATAATTTGTTTCTTAACGCGTATCAAATGGTGACTTGGTCGTAATACCAGGTACTGctataaagtgataaatgatcACACTAATTGTAGACATCTTGATGTGCTCAGTTCGAGGAAGCAAATATGAAAACCAGCTTCTTGGTAAGTATAATATTGAACtatgtatttttcttattaaatccCTTCCCTATAATCTCCGTGTGAACGTAGAACAAACCTAGTTTTTCATTGCTAAGCCTAAAAATTTTGTGATTCTTTGCAAATACGTTTCAATCTAATTGGCATTGTCGTAGACATTTTGAGAAACTATATAAACTACTCGTATGTTGTAAGTAGGTGAGTCGTCAATACGATTATATTGTCATAAATTACCGCCCTAAATAATATCTGTTATACATTCACAATAAGAATGTTCTATTCCTCAAAGAAGTAGTATTTTAGGTAAactaaacattaatttgttacaGGTATGTTTGATTGGTGTAGTCATCGTGCATCCAACGGTCTCATACAGTTATTATGATCAAAACCGGCAGTATTTCCGAAAAGACTTACAATATGACTCGGCTAATATTGCAAGAGAGGGGAACTCAGataagtacaatttaaattataatgcgATGAACATGGCTCGACAGAGAAATTCATATAACCTATATAAAGCTCTACGAAATAGTTTGGCTGAGAGCGAAGATGATTATAACCATTCAGCAGCCAACTATCGAGCTAATGACGCAGaagataaaattgaaaatccttCAAATTCAAATCCGAATAACAAATTCCCTGAAGAAAATACTGCTGTTAATGAAGAGCTTCCACAAAATAATGACCAAAATTCAAACTATCAATCCCAACAATACAATGGGGATCCGGCTTATATAGATGATCATCAGGGTCAATGCGTGGAATGTTTGAGCGATCAACTACTACCACCATATGATCCACCTGAGGTCGTACATACAGAAAAGCGGTTTGGTTTTCCATACGGCGGATTTGGTGGGTATGGAGGTGGCGGTGGATGGGCGGGTGCTGGCGCAGGAATTTCTGGTGGTATCTCGGCTGGGATTAGCGCTGGCATAGGAGGAGGAGTTGGTGCAGGGGCTTATGGGGGCGGCTATGGCTATGGCGGGTATGGATTTCCTGGATACggataattaaaaactaataaaagcagtcctttattaaaatattatatatataataattattttaagtatcttatttttaaggaaatattttattgtgtaaaaatttgcttagtagatttttttttcgttacatTTCGTGCTACatgtgtataatatatatgatgtattatataattatcgtatttaattgaatataGTAATATCTTTTCTAAAAATGTTTCAAACGAGTTTTATTTATGGGTTTTCAGATTCTAGTTAGTTTCTTGTGAACATTAATTTGGGTCACACTGCCAAAACTAGAATGATCGCACTATATTCACTGcattcaaaacaaatacaaacctTACAAATCACCAATACTCACAGTTCATAAATAATCCGCAAAAATTTATTCGTATAGGTCACAGCTCTAAAAAATGGGTTATAAGCTCCACAAAATTAATGAATGGACTTAGTGCGATTTCTTCAGATTCCGATCTCTTCAGTAGTTTATGCGTGAAACAGTACAAACATGCATACTCacaaaatttcgcatttataataatagtagagtaggattgcaaaaaatattggttgttgtacataaaatattaaaggatAATGTGACATTAAGATTTCATtcgttattttatattcatgtcattataaaataaataataaacaacatatATATTTTCAGAAAATTGAAGTACATAGAATTACATAAGTatagtatattaaaatgtttattacttttttatcatCTTGTTTTTAGCCATACGTGCCATAGCCGTAAGAGGCACCTCCGACGACACCATAACCACTTGCACTAGCATCAGCTTCTGCTTCTGCGCTTACACCAGCGCTTATACCAGCACTGAGTCCTGCGGAAATTCCGCCGCCAAATCCCCCAAAACCACCAGCTCCAAAACCACCGTAACCACCAGCTCCTATACCACCGTAACCAAGGCCTCCTAGACCTCCATAACCAAGAGCCCCGAGACCGCCGTAGCCGTAACCACCAATACCACCGTAACCACCAAATCCGGCGTTTATACCAGCGCTTAGTCCTGCGTGGAGTCCTGCATGAACACGACCGCCTACGTGACCACGAGCTCCTGCACCAGCTCCAGCCCCTGCACCCATACCAAACAAGGTTCTCCTGTTATAGTATTCTTGCAAATAATCATTGCGTCTGTTGTTGTTGGCATTATGTATTAGTAATTGGTATTGATACTCCTTTTCTGTTAAAGGCTTGGCTTCACAGACGATGGTGAAAGTGCAAAAAAGTAACTGAAATGAAAGAGGATAACGTGTTACaatcttataatttttattgttgatttGGAACCTAAATCTaacatgtataaataaaaagtttccaTTTTTTCCACATAATGATGATTACTTCTTTTTTAAGAGTGTTAATTTACCCTGTCTTTGTTTTCATCACTCACACATACGTACTTATAggcaatagatttttaatttctactCATAATGAGATAAGTTAGATGTTACTTACAAGGATGACAGTCCTCATTTTCGTTTCTTGCCTTTGAAGTCTCAGCCAAGAGTGACTCGAGTACTATACCTACATTTAAACTAACATCATTGATTTGTTAACAATTCCTTTGTTCTGATTTCAAtgatacgttttattttattatttttataacaataaaattgtgattcGTCTTGGATCGGTGGTATATTGTTTGATTAAATCATATTAGACttacattttaactttattcATAGTGATTTGCGGTGACGCACATAAAACCTATTGAtgatggtttaaaaaaaaactgttgtcTACTCCATGCTTAGCAGACTGGTTAAGAAGTGCAGGCTTATTAAACCTGCTGTCTTATctctttaaaatgtttagtcGCATATAGCCGCTTTCAAAAACCGATCTAAaaccaaaatctttagattaagattgatttttaacattggttctatagagtttctgtcaaaaatgaagatcgatTCAAGGAAAATCTTTATtgattgagatcggttattaaAATTGACAGTTTTTACGACCCGCCAAAAGAATACAAATGATGACTACTGAATTTTCCTCTACCATTTCCACttgactaaaataaataaggtaTAACTTTATCAGAAAAAATGGGGAGAAAAAATATGACATACaaatattcctttttaatttaacaacGTCACATAAAATCAGTGAGACGTTTTATTCGCATACCCAAGGATAACGAATCGTAACAATGTGCCCCAAAAATATTGTTAACGTACAATAAACtgtactaaaatattacaatcgGTTTATGAaggaacttatattttttttcgtgtCAGAAGCCGaaaaattttacttataatatatgcatataagtaaaaaagtatcttatgaTAGATTTTTCTTGTATTAAAACAATCTTTTACATTTTCTATCATCTTcatagttcaaataaatttgTTCTGATCTggtttgtcatttgttttttatttatattgagaaAACTTATAACTCAGTAGAATGAGAACACGCGATATTGCTATAATTGTCATTTAAAGTGTGACGTCACtgacgtgtcatttgtttttttttgtttcacgaATATACCTAGCTAtttttaaggaatattttatttgattagaaAAATGAATCTAGTAGGAAACACCTCACAGGTAACACAACGGTGTCATTCATATTACAGGTATTCGTCGagcgtaataaaaaaaatttttggtatttttcataaatttttaaaagttaagattaaaagattttttattaaaatttattcattaCTTTCCCTTTCCTAGTTAGAAAGATTAGTCAAacgaaaaatacaatttaccaAACTCGAgggtaaaaaaaaatcatgaactTTTCAACTGTTTTTGGGCATCCATTTTGCGTTGATTAAAGTCATCCGAATTCTGCGGTCGGACGCGTTCGCGGTTCCAATCAAAATATGGAAAAGTGCAACCTCATTGGTTTCAGATAATAAtgactttaatttatttccaacGTGTGGCTTTATTCCATTTTCGTAaggattaaaatatattttttaatgataataaataagtgtGGACTGTTGGCCATTCGGTGAATTATAGCTGATCTGTTTGTAACAGTAAAAAGTGAGATAGC from Spodoptera frugiperda isolate SF20-4 chromosome 4, AGI-APGP_CSIRO_Sfru_2.0, whole genome shotgun sequence encodes the following:
- the LOC118272866 gene encoding uncharacterized protein LOC118272866, producing the protein MRTVILLLFCTFTIVCEAKPLTEKEYQYQLLIHNANNNRRNDYLQEYYNRRTLFGMGAGAGAGAGARGHVGGRVHAGLHAGLSAGINAGFGGYGGIGGYGYGGLGALGYGGLGGLGYGGIGAGGYGGFGAGGFGGFGGGISAGLSAGISAGVSAEAEADASASGYGVVGGASYGYGTYG
- the LOC118272883 gene encoding dnaJ homolog subfamily C member 7 homolog, translating into MKTSFLVCLIGVVIVHPTVSYSYYDQNRQYFRKDLQYDSANIAREGNSDKYNLNYNAMNMARQRNSYNLYKALRNSLAESEDDYNHSAANYRANDAEDKIENPSNSNPNNKFPEENTAVNEELPQNNDQNSNYQSQQYNGDPAYIDDHQGQCVECLSDQLLPPYDPPEVVHTEKRFGFPYGGFGGYGGGGGWAGAGAGISGGISAGISAGIGGGVGAGAYGGGYGYGGYGFPGYG